GAAGAGGCACTCACCAAGCTGCGCGAGGACCGCTCCGGCCGCAGCCGAGCCCGCTAGACCTCCGGGCCGCCGTGCCCGCTACTTGTGCTTGACCGGCCGGGAGAGGATCGCGAGACCCACCGGCATCGGGCGCTCTTGGCCGTCGGCCGGGTAGTTCTCGAGCTTCAGCGGCTTTGACGGGTGCACCCTTGCGAGCAGCTCGGTCGAACCAGAGCCGTCGAACGCGTAGGCCTGGGTGGCTCCCAGCTGCACCATGAGCTCCGACATCTGGTCCTCGTCGAGCCCGTGCTCGTCGGCAGCGGGGTCGTCCGCAACGATCGCGATGATCATCGTCTTGCCGCCGTTGGCGAACCCGATCTC
This DNA window, taken from Mycobacteriales bacterium, encodes the following:
- a CDS encoding phosphodiester glycosidase family protein, with amino-acid sequence YLLVAKGSKANSWLSKLSSGTKVSVASSVVTDAAKPFVQAYGVGVAVVQTPGVVRSGLSCNSLGTKQPARTEIGFANGGKTMIIAIVADDPAADEHGLDEDQMSELMVQLGATQAYAFDGSGSTELLARVHPSKPLKLENYPADGQERPMPVGLAILSRPVKHK